The following coding sequences are from one Devosia neptuniae window:
- the sufB gene encoding Fe-S cluster assembly protein SufB, protein MADYDDIPTLKENIDRATVDSVRSLDVDKYKYGFETDIESDMAPKGLSEDTVRFISAKKNEPQWMLDWRLEAYRRWLTMNEPTWAKVHYPQIDLQDMYFYAAPKSTPAPKSLDEVDPALIAMYDKLGVPLKEREILAGVERPKVAVDAVMDSVSVVTTFREELAKVGIIFCSISEAIREHSELVQKYLASVVPVSDNYYATLNSAVFTDGSFVYIPKGVRCPMELSTYFRINEKKTGQFERTLIIAEADSYVSYLEGCTAPMRDENQLHAAVVELVALENAEIKYSTVQNWYPGDKDGKGGIYNFVTKRGDCRGDNSKISWTQVETGSAITWKYPSCILRGDGSRGEFYSIAISNGYQQVDSGTKMIHLGKNTSSRIIAKGIAAGFSDNTYRGQVSAHAKAKNARNFTQCDSLLIGDKCGAHTVPYIESRNGTAVFEHEATTSKISDDQMFYCQQRGLNEEEAVALIVNGFVRDVLQHLPMEFMVETQKLISISLEGSVG, encoded by the coding sequence ATGGCGGATTACGACGATATCCCGACGCTCAAGGAAAACATTGATCGCGCCACCGTGGACTCGGTGCGCTCGCTCGATGTCGACAAGTACAAGTATGGTTTCGAGACCGATATCGAATCCGACATGGCCCCCAAGGGCCTGAGCGAAGATACCGTCCGCTTCATCTCGGCCAAGAAAAACGAGCCCCAGTGGATGCTCGATTGGCGCCTAGAGGCCTATCGCCGTTGGCTGACCATGAATGAGCCGACCTGGGCCAAGGTGCACTATCCGCAGATCGATCTGCAGGACATGTATTTCTACGCCGCGCCCAAGTCGACGCCGGCGCCCAAGAGCCTCGATGAAGTCGATCCGGCGCTGATCGCCATGTATGACAAGCTCGGCGTGCCGCTGAAGGAGCGGGAAATCCTGGCTGGCGTCGAGCGCCCCAAGGTGGCGGTCGATGCGGTGATGGACTCCGTGTCCGTGGTCACCACCTTCCGCGAGGAATTGGCCAAGGTCGGCATCATTTTCTGCTCGATCTCGGAAGCCATCCGTGAGCATTCCGAGCTGGTGCAGAAATACCTGGCCTCGGTCGTGCCGGTTTCGGACAATTATTATGCCACGCTGAATTCAGCCGTCTTCACCGATGGGTCCTTTGTCTACATCCCCAAGGGTGTGCGTTGCCCGATGGAGTTGTCGACCTATTTCCGCATCAACGAGAAGAAGACCGGCCAGTTCGAGCGCACGCTGATCATCGCCGAAGCTGACTCGTATGTGAGCTATCTCGAAGGCTGCACGGCCCCGATGCGCGACGAAAACCAGCTGCACGCCGCAGTGGTCGAGCTGGTCGCGCTCGAGAACGCCGAGATCAAGTATTCCACCGTCCAGAACTGGTATCCCGGCGACAAGGACGGCAAGGGCGGCATCTATAATTTCGTCACCAAGCGTGGTGATTGCCGCGGCGACAATTCCAAGATCAGCTGGACCCAGGTGGAAACCGGTTCGGCCATCACCTGGAAATATCCGAGCTGTATCCTGCGCGGCGACGGCTCGCGCGGCGAGTTCTATTCCATCGCCATTTCGAACGGCTACCAGCAGGTCGATAGCGGCACCAAGATGATCCATCTGGGCAAAAACACGTCCAGCCGCATCATCGCCAAGGGTATCGCCGCCGGCTTCTCGGACAATACCTATCGCGGCCAGGTTTCGGCCCATGCCAAGGCGAAGAATGCCCGCAACTTCACCCAGTGCGACAGCCTGTTGATCGGTGACAAATGCGGCGCCCACACGGTTCCCTATATCGAGAGCCGCAACGGCACGGCCGTGTTCGAGCACGAGGCGACCACGTCCAAGATTTCCGATGACCAGATGTTCTATTGCCAGCAGCGCGGCCTCAACGAGGAAGAAGCTGTGGCCCTGATCGTCAACGGCTTCGTGCGCGACGTGCTGCAGCATCTGCCCATGGAATTCATGGTCGAAACGCAGAAGCTGATCTCGATCTCGCTGGAAGGCAGCGTGGGATAA
- a CDS encoding cysteine desulfurase family protein — translation MTRAAIYLDHNASSPLLPEARTALLAALDLTGNPSSVHGHGRALRNVLDTARAQVAALAGAEHKQVVFTGSATEAITQAIVGGARIFGSDAIIISAGEHAAVSKAAEATGLPVLTIGLLADGRIDLEQLAAMLADADVNGRTFLVAFHWVNNETGVVQPIGRINALVGPTRHTLFIDAVQAFGKLPLEFAASAPDMMAISGHKIGAPAGIGALLVKSHADVVRLIPGGGQEQGRRGGTEPAALIAAFGAASAAFASRYGAVDVAGLIGRLEAGLKAMADDAVIFGAERLGNVTNFAVPGIKNTTAMMGLDLAGLSVSSGSACSSGKVGPSHVLAAMGVKPELAECALRVSLGWSSTAEDVDAFLAGYQSILSRHRARQGQAA, via the coding sequence ATGACGCGAGCGGCGATCTACCTCGATCACAATGCCTCGTCTCCGCTTCTGCCCGAAGCGCGGACGGCGCTGCTCGCTGCCCTCGATCTCACCGGCAATCCATCATCCGTGCATGGCCACGGCCGCGCGCTTCGCAACGTCCTGGATACCGCCCGCGCCCAGGTGGCGGCTTTGGCCGGGGCCGAGCACAAGCAGGTGGTCTTTACCGGCTCGGCCACGGAAGCCATCACCCAAGCCATTGTTGGCGGCGCCAGGATTTTCGGCAGCGACGCCATTATCATCAGTGCAGGCGAGCATGCGGCGGTCTCCAAGGCCGCTGAAGCCACTGGCCTGCCGGTACTGACCATCGGGCTTTTGGCCGATGGCCGCATTGATCTTGAGCAACTGGCCGCCATGCTGGCCGATGCTGACGTCAACGGCCGCACCTTCCTCGTCGCCTTCCATTGGGTGAACAATGAGACCGGCGTGGTCCAGCCCATCGGCCGGATCAATGCCCTGGTCGGGCCGACGCGTCACACACTGTTCATCGATGCGGTGCAGGCCTTTGGCAAACTGCCCCTCGAATTTGCCGCCTCGGCACCCGATATGATGGCTATCAGCGGCCACAAGATCGGCGCGCCGGCGGGCATTGGCGCGCTGCTGGTCAAGTCGCATGCCGATGTCGTTCGGCTCATTCCCGGTGGCGGGCAGGAGCAGGGGCGGCGCGGCGGCACCGAGCCGGCGGCCCTGATCGCCGCATTCGGCGCAGCCTCGGCGGCTTTTGCGAGCCGCTATGGCGCTGTTGATGTGGCGGGCCTGATTGGCCGGCTGGAAGCTGGTTTGAAGGCCATGGCGGACGATGCGGTGATTTTCGGCGCCGAGCGGCTTGGCAATGTGACCAATTTCGCCGTGCCGGGCATCAAGAATACCACGGCCATGATGGGCCTGGACCTGGCGGGGCTTTCTGTGTCCTCGGGTTCGGCCTGTTCGTCCGGCAAGGTCGGCCCCAGCCATGTGCTGGCCGCCATGGGCGTTAAGCCCGAGCTGGCCGAATGCGCCCTGCGGGTCAGCCTCGGCTGGTCCTCGACGGCAGAGGATGTCGATGCGTTCCTCGCCGGTTACCAATCCATCCTGTCGCGCCATCGCGCCCGACAGGGGCAAGCGGCCTGA